In Acinonyx jubatus isolate Ajub_Pintada_27869175 chromosome B3, VMU_Ajub_asm_v1.0, whole genome shotgun sequence, a genomic segment contains:
- the GMFB gene encoding glia maturation factor beta isoform X2, which translates to MSESLVVCDVAEDLVEKLRKFRFRKETNNAAIIMKIDKDKRLVVLDEELEGISPDELKDELPERQPRTFIVYSYKYQHDDGRVSYPLCFIFSSPVGCKPEQQMMYAGSKNKLVQTAELTKLPPSGHLGGAVG; encoded by the exons ATG AGTGAGTCTTTGGTGGTTTGTGATGTTGCTGAAGATTTAGTGGAAAAGCTGAGAAAGTTTCGTTTTCGCAAAGAAACGAACAATGCTGCCATCATAA tgaagaTTGATAAGGATAAACGCCTGGTGGTACTGGATGAAGAGCTTGAG GGCATTTCACCGGATGAACTTAAAGATGAACTGCCTGAACGACAACCTCGA ACCTTCATTGTGTATAGTTATAAATACCAACATGATGATGGAAGAGTTTCATATcctctgtgctttattttctccaGTCCTGTTG GATGTAAGCCTGAACAACAGATGATGTATGCTGGGAGTAAGAATAAGTTAGTCCAAACAGCTGAACTAACCAAG CTCCCtccatcggggcacctgggtggtgcagttggttaa
- the GMFB gene encoding glia maturation factor beta isoform X3 → MSESLVVCDVAEDLVEKLRKFRFRKETNNAAIIMKIDKDKRLVVLDEELEGISPDELKDELPERQPRTFIVYSYKYQHDDGRVSYPLCFIFSSPVGCKPEQQMMYAGSKNKLVQTAELTKTDNTGIYRI, encoded by the exons ATG AGTGAGTCTTTGGTGGTTTGTGATGTTGCTGAAGATTTAGTGGAAAAGCTGAGAAAGTTTCGTTTTCGCAAAGAAACGAACAATGCTGCCATCATAA tgaagaTTGATAAGGATAAACGCCTGGTGGTACTGGATGAAGAGCTTGAG GGCATTTCACCGGATGAACTTAAAGATGAACTGCCTGAACGACAACCTCGA ACCTTCATTGTGTATAGTTATAAATACCAACATGATGATGGAAGAGTTTCATATcctctgtgctttattttctccaGTCCTGTTG GATGTAAGCCTGAACAACAGATGATGTATGCTGGGAGTAAGAATAAGTTAGTCCAAACAGCTGAACTAACCAAG ACTGATAATACTGGAATCTACAGAATTTGA
- the GMFB gene encoding glia maturation factor beta isoform X1, with translation MSESLVVCDVAEDLVEKLRKFRFRKETNNAAIIMKIDKDKRLVVLDEELEGISPDELKDELPERQPRFIVYSYKYQHDDGRVSYPLCFIFSSPVGCKPEQQMMYAGSKNKLVQTAELTKVFEIRNTEDLTEEWLREKLGFFH, from the exons ATG AGTGAGTCTTTGGTGGTTTGTGATGTTGCTGAAGATTTAGTGGAAAAGCTGAGAAAGTTTCGTTTTCGCAAAGAAACGAACAATGCTGCCATCATAA tgaagaTTGATAAGGATAAACGCCTGGTGGTACTGGATGAAGAGCTTGAG GGCATTTCACCGGATGAACTTAAAGATGAACTGCCTGAACGACAACCTCG CTTCATTGTGTATAGTTATAAATACCAACATGATGATGGAAGAGTTTCATATcctctgtgctttattttctccaGTCCTGTTG GATGTAAGCCTGAACAACAGATGATGTATGCTGGGAGTAAGAATAAGTTAGTCCAAACAGCTGAACTAACCAAG gtaTTTGAAATAAGAAACACCGAAGACCTAACTGAAGAATGGTTACGTGAGAAACTTGGATTTTTCCACTAA